A genomic window from Pseudomonadales bacterium includes:
- a CDS encoding crotonase/enoyl-CoA hydratase family protein has protein sequence MTDLVTIETKNGIADVRLNRPEKYNALSPDMFKAIIEAGERLQEARDVRVVVLSGNGPGFCAGLDMSSFQGMAGAGESRSGETASALLQRDERPENHAQRPAYVWKRLPVPVIAAIHGVAYGGGCQIALGADIRVAAPDARMSVMEIKWGLIPDMSLTQTLRDLVPLDVAKELTFTGRVLSGVEAKELGLVTRVAENPLAVAMSLAEEIAGKSPDAVRAGKRLFEESWHADERTGLALEASLQTALIGSPNQVEAIRANFEKRAPDFRD, from the coding sequence ATGACAGATCTGGTCACCATAGAAACGAAGAACGGCATCGCCGATGTCCGTCTGAATCGGCCGGAAAAATACAACGCGCTGAGTCCGGATATGTTCAAAGCCATCATCGAGGCCGGCGAGCGGCTGCAGGAGGCCAGAGATGTGCGGGTGGTGGTGCTGTCCGGCAACGGTCCGGGGTTCTGTGCGGGCCTGGACATGTCGAGCTTCCAGGGCATGGCGGGCGCCGGCGAGAGCAGGAGCGGCGAGACGGCATCGGCTCTGCTCCAGCGCGACGAACGCCCGGAGAATCATGCCCAGCGACCGGCCTATGTCTGGAAGCGCCTGCCGGTGCCGGTGATCGCTGCGATCCATGGTGTGGCATACGGTGGTGGTTGTCAGATTGCTCTGGGTGCAGACATTCGAGTTGCTGCGCCGGATGCCAGGATGTCGGTGATGGAAATCAAATGGGGTCTGATTCCGGACATGAGTCTGACCCAGACACTCAGAGATCTGGTGCCGCTGGATGTTGCCAAGGAACTCACTTTCACTGGCCGTGTGTTGAGCGGTGTGGAAGCGAAGGAACTGGGGCTGGTGACCCGGGTGGCCGAAAACCCCCTGGCGGTCGCGATGAGTCTGGCAGAGGAGATTGCAGGTAAGTCCCCGGACGCGGTGCGGGCCGGCAAACGGCTGTTCGAGGAAAGCTGGCATGCGGATGAACGCACCGGGCTGGCACTCGAGGCGTCTCTGCAGACCGCTCTGATCGGTTCGCCCAACCAGGTGGAGGCCATCAGGGCCAACTTCGAAAAACGCGCACCCGACTTCAGGGACTGA
- a CDS encoding biotin/lipoyl-binding carrier protein translates to MRHEVESDVQGNVWRVEASVGDRVKAGEVLVILESMKMEIPVVAPSDGVIAELRVQLQDQVQEGEVVIIIDDKA, encoded by the coding sequence ATGCGCCATGAAGTGGAAAGCGACGTACAGGGCAACGTCTGGAGGGTGGAGGCCTCGGTAGGCGATCGGGTGAAGGCTGGTGAGGTGCTGGTGATCCTGGAATCCATGAAAATGGAAATTCCCGTTGTCGCGCCGTCAGATGGCGTGATAGCGGAGCTGAGAGTGCAGCTGCAGGACCAGGTCCAGGAAGGGGAAGTGGTCATCATCATCGACGACAAGGCATGA